In Mycoplasma sp. OR1901, the following are encoded in one genomic region:
- a CDS encoding ATP-binding cassette domain-containing protein, with protein sequence MISLKKIKNLLLELILKNNEETKSKIKSYYDKFKNEKEDDISAIELKNLNIDFGETLAVDNVSFKIPEGKLVTLLGPSGSGKTTTLNAIAGLLTATSGKILFKGKDVTDFTPQKRKIGFVFQNYALYPHLSVYANIAFPLKNDFDWQFKTFLKKEKAKNNIRALYLKKLGATEEEINLLTTSFDTWQVISEELPHKLNEYYAKIVDNYERAHTNYKLSLVHETSDISLLTKNVLKTNDKVKQDSKNKIRNIKEKFISDKNNRLLPDTFAKAEILENFDKNILKYTKVNDENEYNNRINEIQSNVANLVAVDFNNYDLNTRIKIVKLEEKLLKLLTRYKYIQKHKEIVDKYKVIKEEAKAEYLKEKQMFKDVKKTDETYKTLLKDSKTLPLLAKKEFYNSVKEIEAKYSLNLKLKEERKGLIPSILDEDEKLLLKEYLKDNISLRKAIHNEVMEVAKRVEIVPILQKKPTRLSGGQQQRVSIARAIVKKPEILLMDEPLSNLDAKLRISTRQWIREIQKSLGITTVFVTHDQEEAMSISDIIVCMSTAKVQQIGSPLDLYNKPKNQFVARFLGMPEMGLFSSEYKDGSLYVANKKIENVKIPNVSNLSLNVGVRSEDFILTEKDQEHMFEGRVAIQENFGKESKLVVEIENVGKINFLLDNSYNFRVDDKIYFNLPLNKLHIFNASTEERIEYEF encoded by the coding sequence ATGATTTCACTTAAAAAAATTAAAAATTTACTCTTAGAATTAATATTGAAAAATAATGAAGAAACAAAATCTAAAATTAAATCATATTACGATAAGTTTAAAAACGAAAAAGAAGATGACATTTCTGCCATCGAACTAAAAAACTTAAATATCGACTTCGGAGAAACTTTAGCCGTTGATAATGTTAGTTTTAAAATCCCTGAAGGAAAATTAGTCACATTACTTGGACCATCAGGTTCTGGTAAAACAACAACACTTAATGCTATTGCAGGACTTTTAACTGCCACTTCTGGAAAAATTCTTTTCAAAGGTAAAGACGTTACTGACTTCACACCTCAAAAAAGAAAAATTGGTTTTGTGTTCCAAAACTATGCCTTATATCCACACTTAAGTGTTTATGCAAACATCGCATTCCCTCTTAAAAACGATTTTGACTGACAATTCAAAACTTTCTTAAAGAAAGAAAAGGCTAAAAATAATATTAGAGCATTATACCTAAAAAAATTAGGAGCTACAGAAGAAGAAATTAACTTATTAACTACTTCTTTTGATACATGACAAGTAATTTCTGAAGAATTACCACATAAACTTAATGAATACTATGCAAAAATAGTAGATAACTACGAAAGAGCACACACAAACTACAAACTTTCATTAGTTCATGAAACTTCAGATATTTCATTACTTACAAAAAATGTATTAAAAACTAATGATAAAGTAAAACAAGACTCTAAAAACAAAATTAGAAACATTAAAGAGAAGTTTATTTCTGATAAAAATAATCGTTTATTACCTGATACATTTGCTAAAGCGGAAATTCTTGAAAACTTTGATAAAAATATTTTAAAATATACCAAAGTTAACGATGAAAACGAATACAACAATCGTATAAACGAAATTCAAAGTAATGTTGCTAATCTAGTAGCGGTTGATTTTAATAATTATGATTTAAATACAAGAATTAAAATTGTTAAATTAGAAGAAAAATTACTTAAATTATTAACTAGATACAAATATATACAAAAACACAAAGAAATAGTAGATAAATACAAAGTTATAAAAGAAGAAGCTAAAGCTGAATACTTAAAAGAAAAACAAATGTTTAAAGATGTTAAAAAGACAGATGAAACATATAAAACACTTTTAAAAGATAGTAAAACACTTCCTTTATTAGCTAAAAAAGAATTCTACAATTCAGTAAAAGAAATTGAAGCTAAATACAGCTTAAACTTAAAATTAAAAGAAGAAAGAAAAGGTCTTATTCCTTCAATTCTTGATGAAGATGAAAAATTATTATTAAAAGAATACTTAAAAGATAATATTTCATTACGTAAAGCTATCCATAATGAAGTTATGGAAGTTGCAAAACGTGTAGAGATAGTTCCTATCCTTCAAAAGAAACCAACAAGATTATCAGGAGGGCAACAACAACGTGTTTCAATCGCACGTGCTATTGTTAAAAAACCTGAAATCTTATTAATGGATGAGCCGCTTTCAAACTTAGATGCAAAATTACGTATATCAACAAGACAATGAATTAGAGAAATTCAAAAATCATTAGGTATTACAACTGTTTTTGTTACACACGACCAAGAAGAAGCTATGTCTATCTCAGATATTATTGTGTGTATGTCTACAGCTAAAGTTCAACAAATTGGTTCACCACTTGATTTATACAACAAGCCAAAAAATCAATTCGTTGCTCGTTTCTTAGGAATGCCTGAAATGGGATTATTTAGTTCAGAATATAAAGATGGTAGTTTATATGTAGCAAACAAAAAAATCGAAAATGTTAAAATACCAAACGTTTCAAACTTATCATTAAACGTTGGTGTTAGATCTGAAGACTTTATTTTAACTGAAAAAGATCAAGAACACATGTTCGAAGGAAGAGTTGCTATTCAAGAAAACTTCGGTAAAGAAAGTAAATTAGTTGTTGAAATTGAAAATGTAGGAAAAATTAATTTCTTATTAGATAATTCATATAACTTTAGAGTTGATGACAAAATTTATTTCAATTTACCACTAAATAAATTACATATCTTTAATGCATCAACAGAAGAGAGAATTGAATATGAATTTTAA
- a CDS encoding carbohydrate ABC transporter permease produces MNFNNNLHQFIANKIPFILNWSLKKQSKKKLSLSHSILDEPTPFWIPLLLLAPGLFLIGMFTVYPMFLNIKESFYTPDGQFTLSYYSKIFQDIRFAVGVRNSFIYGLIVLPFVMTISLTISSVISRLHRKYAKGLWQTIFFMPYVTNAVAVSAAFIQFFGTNGILNNLVGGNTPWLSTNDPYTFNALFAMFINGIWSGLAFNILIFTTSMLGVDKNLYKSASIDGCAGFKQFFKITLPSIKGTINFIITLGIIGGLKVFPLALFQNRPEDAFTYGGGTLMLYVYLVTKQGNFHLAGAAAISLFIIGVSFSSIIRGGFFMVQLSLNNLGERNVWMKVKASKEIDKKQN; encoded by the coding sequence ATGAATTTTAATAATAATTTGCATCAATTTATTGCAAATAAAATTCCATTCATTTTAAACTGATCACTAAAAAAACAATCTAAGAAAAAACTTTCTTTATCACACTCTATCTTAGATGAACCTACACCATTTTGAATACCTTTATTGCTTTTAGCACCTGGTTTATTCTTAATTGGTATGTTTACGGTTTATCCAATGTTTCTTAATATAAAAGAATCATTTTACACACCAGATGGTCAATTTACACTATCATATTATTCAAAAATCTTTCAAGATATTAGATTTGCCGTTGGTGTTAGAAACTCATTTATTTACGGTTTAATAGTATTACCATTTGTTATGACTATTTCCTTAACAATATCATCAGTAATCTCTAGATTACATCGTAAATATGCAAAAGGTCTATGACAAACAATATTTTTCATGCCTTATGTAACAAATGCCGTTGCTGTTTCTGCAGCATTCATCCAATTCTTTGGAACAAATGGTATTTTAAATAATTTAGTTGGTGGTAACACTCCGTGATTATCAACTAATGATCCATATACTTTTAATGCTTTATTCGCTATGTTTATTAACGGTATTTGAAGTGGCTTAGCATTTAATATCTTAATTTTTACAACATCAATGTTAGGTGTTGATAAAAATCTATATAAATCAGCATCAATCGATGGTTGTGCAGGATTTAAACAATTCTTTAAAATAACATTACCTTCAATCAAAGGTACAATCAACTTTATTATTACACTTGGTATTATTGGTGGACTTAAAGTATTCCCACTTGCTTTATTCCAAAATAGACCTGAAGATGCATTTACATATGGTGGTGGTACACTTATGTTATATGTATACTTAGTAACAAAACAAGGTAACTTCCACTTAGCTGGAGCAGCAGCGATTTCGCTATTTATTATTGGGGTGTCATTCTCATCAATAATTCGTGGTGGATTCTTTATGGTGCAATTATCATTAAATAACTTAGGAGAAAGAAATGTTTGAATGAAAGTTAAAGCTTCAAAAGAGATTGATAAAAAGCAAAATTAA
- a CDS encoding carbohydrate ABC transporter permease has product MFEWKLKLQKRLIKSKIKRNQEKVASEVVDKNVSTVILSGLSKLLLLSFFGVLILFPFILMISISFMTDDEALKLQTEFRFLPSFTEGRTYFVNTSANGAGGFSIAPWATVVANTYKRAFTSGFWSSAGFTFLNVLISVVLKVVITFLMGYAFSLRNWKGKNVVWFLALALLVLPEVALLSGQYTVVVRTNLKSNLFTMLLGVSLPFVASIFNTVMYKNAFEAIPGRIKEVSLVDGASGFKYLFKVAFPMVVPTTLTIVILTSLASWNSYLWPSIIASDFKQAQVISVWLFKAGIDPNDPDSTLNIQQNIRLAASVIVILPMFIIYLIFRKRIMSAISRQGSTIKG; this is encoded by the coding sequence ATGTTTGAATGAAAGTTAAAGCTTCAAAAGAGATTGATAAAAAGCAAAATTAAAAGAAACCAAGAAAAAGTTGCCTCAGAAGTAGTTGATAAAAACGTATCAACAGTTATATTAAGTGGGTTATCAAAATTATTATTACTTTCATTTTTTGGGGTATTAATATTATTTCCGTTTATTTTAATGATTTCAATTTCATTTATGACAGATGATGAAGCATTAAAATTACAAACAGAGTTTAGATTTTTACCTTCTTTCACTGAAGGTAGAACATACTTTGTTAATACAAGTGCAAATGGTGCAGGTGGATTCTCAATAGCACCTTGAGCAACAGTTGTTGCAAACACATATAAACGTGCCTTTACATCAGGATTTTGATCGTCAGCAGGGTTTACATTTTTAAATGTTCTTATATCTGTTGTACTTAAGGTAGTTATTACATTTTTAATGGGTTATGCATTCTCACTACGGAATTGAAAAGGTAAAAATGTAGTTTGATTCTTAGCACTAGCACTTTTAGTTTTACCAGAGGTTGCCCTACTTTCTGGTCAATATACAGTTGTGGTTAGAACAAACCTAAAAAGTAATTTATTTACAATGTTATTAGGGGTTTCATTACCATTCGTTGCAAGTATTTTCAATACAGTTATGTATAAAAACGCTTTCGAAGCAATTCCGGGAAGAATTAAGGAAGTTTCACTTGTTGATGGTGCATCAGGATTTAAATACTTATTCAAAGTTGCTTTCCCAATGGTTGTTCCAACAACATTAACAATAGTTATTTTAACTTCTCTAGCTTCATGAAACTCATACTTATGACCATCAATTATAGCTTCAGACTTTAAACAAGCACAAGTTATTTCTGTATGACTATTTAAAGCAGGAATTGATCCTAACGATCCAGATTCAACTTTAAACATACAACAAAACATTAGATTAGCAGCATCGGTTATTGTTATTTTACCAATGTTCATTATTTACTTAATCTTTAGAAAAAGAATTATGAGCGCAATTAGTAGACAAGGTTCAACAATTAAAGGATAA
- a CDS encoding YhjD/YihY/BrkB family envelope integrity protein, with protein sequence MQKIVIKNSLNWEEKNSIIRAFYLNIIQPSKFIIFSIIYEKIIKYIISFFAYALIRANNTEKKDTRTKVVHKVYENFSRQNFSFIWLSITFYLLISVVPIIYIINFLNLTITDNISTLTSHVEILKKEYNSSNTSLFQSLFNNIIFNKFIPGGQQYFSNNEGVEVVDNTLSKLYSLIPGSFIAVPSLYISAGGYGKIITAYNYMFSHDKVGTYWGNKLKGLFLVFAVSILLFIFTNIYILIYASMIRSGLDKTHWVLDLFYLFLSLIFFLVSFLVLFRLTPSFKLRFNSIWRGAIISTIPTFVLLIIYTYLNKIISYSKFGSAVGFFFTVGFFVNWFSYFMFLGITFNEAYYKNYISTRTIPKKVYFWLMI encoded by the coding sequence ATACAAAAAATAGTTATAAAAAACTCTCTAAATTGAGAGGAAAAAAACTCAATTATTAGGGCTTTTTACCTAAACATTATTCAACCAAGTAAATTTATTATTTTTTCAATAATTTACGAAAAAATAATTAAATACATTATCAGTTTCTTTGCATACGCTCTAATTAGAGCTAACAATACAGAGAAAAAAGATACCAGAACAAAGGTTGTACACAAAGTATACGAGAACTTTTCGAGACAAAATTTTTCATTTATATGATTATCAATTACTTTTTACCTTTTAATATCTGTAGTTCCGATTATTTATATAATTAACTTTTTAAATCTTACAATAACAGATAATATTTCAACACTTACTAGTCATGTTGAAATATTGAAAAAAGAGTATAACTCAAGTAATACAAGTCTTTTCCAAAGCTTGTTTAATAATATAATTTTTAATAAATTTATACCTGGTGGACAACAATATTTTAGCAATAATGAAGGTGTAGAAGTCGTAGACAATACTCTTAGTAAACTTTACTCATTAATTCCAGGATCATTTATTGCTGTCCCATCACTTTATATATCTGCTGGTGGATACGGAAAAATTATTACAGCTTACAATTATATGTTTTCTCATGATAAAGTAGGTACTTATTGAGGTAATAAACTAAAAGGATTATTTTTGGTTTTTGCCGTTTCAATATTACTATTTATATTTACAAACATTTACATATTGATATATGCCTCAATGATAAGAAGTGGTTTAGATAAAACTCATTGAGTCTTAGATTTATTTTATCTATTCCTATCCCTCATTTTCTTTTTAGTATCATTTTTAGTACTTTTCAGATTAACACCATCATTCAAGTTGCGTTTTAACTCAATTTGAAGAGGAGCTATTATATCAACAATACCAACGTTTGTTTTATTAATAATTTATACATATTTAAATAAAATTATTTCTTATTCAAAATTCGGTTCAGCTGTAGGTTTCTTCTTTACAGTAGGCTTCTTTGTTAACTGGTTTTCATATTTTATGTTTCTTGGAATTACCTTTAATGAAGCTTATTATAAAAATTATATTAGTACGCGTACAATACCTAAAAAAGTATACTTTTGATTAATGATTTAG